Below is a window of Nicotiana tabacum cultivar K326 chromosome 19, ASM71507v2, whole genome shotgun sequence DNA.
AGAGCTGATGAAAGTTTACAAGCCTCTTTTCCAGACTTTACCCATTGGTCAAAAGAGGTATATCGATACAATTGCCATATCATCTTTTGAAATATTCCAGTCTTGACAAAATCTAGGCAGTTCTCTTTGTCAGAACGAGCCAAAATCTGTCACATAATAAAGAATAATATTTAAATGTTGGAATCAACTTAAAATTTGGATAGATTTATTTCAGACACAAACGCTCCAAGCATGGATTCTTGATGCTTACTCTCAGGAGTGCAACTGACTTGATCTTTGAGATACTAATCTCCATTTGCTCTTTACTAGTGAATCTGTTGATGATCGTTTGAACCAGCCGTTGACACTTCATAATTGCATCTGCACATGTTGGCGAATGCCTAGCTATCGCAATTAATATGGAAATTAGGCATTCTTCCAAAGCTGCTGAAGGCTCAGTCTGGCATTTAAAAAAAGATAATATGTCATACTACAGTACACAACGCGCAGTCAGCATTTATGAGGCAGATTTATATATTGGACAAGTTGTTCCCACAATCACAAGCTAGAATAAAAAAGAAGCATGGCTCCTTATAACAGACAGACATACCTCCAAGAGATATTGAACCCTTTGAAGGATCCCCATCCTAATCAGTCCTGCAGCTATATCTTGGCCAGCAATAACAACATCATCCTGAATAGTGCGTTCACTTTCATCATTTTCCAGAGAATCACGGGCAAAAGGAAGTATATTGGAAGTTTTAGTATTGTATTTCCAGAAACCACCATGGAGAAAACCATCTTCGATCTCTGGTCGACTTCTAAAGACAGGAGCAGTAGGTGCATCTCTCTGAAGAGTCGGTATCCTCTGATAAAAGCACAGAGGTTAAGTATAAACCATCTCCCAATGCATAGttcaaaagagagagagagagagagagagagagagagagagagagagagagagagagagagaggcaatAAAATTCATAGTCTTACCTCCACGATTTCAAAAAAATCCTCATTGATCTCAAAGGAAAGAGCACACTGAATAGCTCTAGCACAAGCCAGAACTACGGACCTGTGGTTGTCATCCAGAGACATCCTAAAAGTAAAAAATGCATTTTCATTGAACACTTCCTTTGAGTAAGAAAGAATACAACATTtgttgtctgaaagaaaattgatcTTGTTCCACGCATAGCAAAGTTCACTATTTCCAGGAATCCTAATTTAACTACTGAAGTACATTATTTTCAGATTGAAGGGCTGTCATCCAGCTATTCCTAGTTCATACCCTTCAACTATAATGTGGAAAAAAGGCAAATACAATCAACTTTACTTCCTTGAACACAAACCAAAATCATTCTGGTATAGACATATCTATGTCTATGAACCCAAGGTTTTGAGCCAACTACTAAGCTGAGTAGTTCAGATTGCATAGCAGTAAGGAGACCAGAGTAAATCTCTACTCTTTATTTATTTCAAGGTGGATACGCAAGAAATTCACTATGTAAAGTAGAGTAAATCTCAGATTCTTGTGTAGTAATAAATCCATGAGTCCGCGACATTGAATCTCAACATGAACCATGAACTTCTCAGAATGCTAGGTAGAGCATTTACCATCAGCTGACCTGCCGACCACCCAATCATTTTTAGACGGGCCTATGTATAACAATGCCCATCCAGAAAAAAGGATTTTTAAAGGGCTAATTTGGTTCTAAGATTCTACAAGGAGGCACACCAAAAACAGAAACTGTGGGATATAATTCTGTTACTTGCAAGTTCTGCAATCAACTTTACACTGTTAATAGATTTTACCAACTTTCCCCCTGTTCTCGACAGTTTTCACAATTTCCACCTATTTTCCCACTATATTCTTTTTTAGccatttttcaaataattttgaGAAGTTAACAAAATCGAATAACCCAAAGGTTTTTGCCTTTGACCTAGGAAAAAGATTAACACTTCGCATGATGTTTTTTCCTTCAAAAACAAGTTGTTCTTGCCCTTCCACCACAACAACCTTCCTACTCCCCATTCCAAGTGGAGGCTCAAAAGAAACAAGTGAAAGCAATGCTAAAAACAAAGAAGATTACCAACAAATggagaaaaaaaatgaataattGGGTATGCatggacaacaacaacaacaatatcaatgaTGTCTCCAAACCAAAAACAAAGGCATTACATCTTGAGAACTATTTTGGGAAAAAAAGCATAAGATCTAATTCAGGGAAATGAACAAGCATGGCACTATCTCATACAGAGGCCATTATTTAGCACATCACAAGCAAGAGGCGGCCAAGTCAAACAAAGAGGAAGCACTTAAATCTACCTCAATGATAGAGCAAGCTCAGGTTCTGGCCCTAGTATGAAAGCCCAAATGGCCTCCCAGTCATTAAATCCATCTCTGTCCTGAGATCTTAAGATACACCCCAGCTGATTCTGGTGAATTCTGCATATTGCTCTATCAAGCACAGATGCAATAAGATGTAAAGCAATTGTTCGTTGTCCAGCTACCTGTAGCCAAGGAGCTCAAAAACTTAAAACACGCAATTAGACTAACATGGACATGCAGACACAAAAAAATGATATTAAACATCCAAAATATTCAAATTTAAATATACTAACTGCACTTCTTGTGAGAGCGACTGCTTCTTTTATGGTGTAACCAGCCGCGCCAGGATCACCTTCAGTTCGTAGATAGTCACGCTCGGAGAGATCTTGCGCAACGGACACACCTGCGAGGCAAACACTATGTACATAAACCTATAGGTCCAATATTTGCGAACAAGGCAAGGCCAGTTCTTAGCTACCAGGTTGGAAATAGGCACcagttcttttaatttttttccttgATGCATGTGTGTAGTTGGGGTATGAATATACAAGGTCAGTTCTTAACTTTGACAGTTGACATGAGAAACACTGTCCTCCCTCAAACAAAAACATCAGTCGATACCTGGCAAGTCTAAATATATGCAGATACCATCAAATTCTACAGTACTTAAAGAAATTAAAGTGTGTCCGATCCAAAACGTAGAATAGACAGTCTATCTTCAGTCACCACATAAAATCAACCCCGATGAGACATGTTAAACTGGAAAAGATTTCCTGCAAAAGAAATATTTGACGAGCACTGAAAGCAGACAGAATTGATCTGGAAAAGAAAGTTGGATATTCCCCAGTAGTACGAAGAAATGACTTTTACTAAAAGAATACTAAGATAGCACTACAACAAAGTGGTATCCACCATGAAGATAGTTCGGGCATATCTGCACTTAATGAAGACTTGAAGAACtcctacccctcttgggaatgacctATCTTGGTTTCTATTGGTTATATGACAAAGTGATCCATGTGCGCGCAAAGTGTTTCCTCAAATATACCAGAGAGGTCATCCACCCTAATCCTTGCTGCAAACTAGGATTAGAAAAGGAATACACATGAACATATGAACCGGAACTTATTCAATAGGATTAGCTGATGCAACTGCGCCAACCACATAAATGTAACTCATATTAGACATAAGATTGATCTACATATTCATCTTTGACTGTTTCGACCAGCTTAAGTACAGGAGCCTGCCACTAAACTCGTGATTTCCAGTGCTCACTTATGATGCTAGGTAAATTTATTTCTTCCTTAGATGAATCATGCAGACATACACTAGAAGGAAATAACAAAGAATGAACATGCAGTACCAAATAGTATTAGCTTCGAAGGTATAAACAAACTTAGGCTTACCACTCTTTGGGACCTCAAGTTCACTCTCCACAATATTGCCATCAAAAGAAAATCTTAATTCTCGGACACTCTCAACTCGTTTACTCCATTCATCCCATACACTGGTACTGGCGTTCAACTTTGGAGTATCATCTTCCACATTTTTTTTCTGTGTGCCTTGTGAGGTTTCATTCTTCATCCGATCCAGCAAACTACCCTTTTCTCCACTGAGATGAGAACCGGATCTAtaagatttttctcttttcaacTTCTCTTGGCCTTTCCTTTTCAGTGCCTCCAAAACTGCTGGACTTAGTTTTGCCAATAATTCAGCCTGTGCTTCAGCAATTTCATCAGCTGACATTTTTGCTAATTGAGCTCGATTCTCAGCATCAATTTGACTCTCAAGATTACTAGCATTGTGCCTTCCTTCCACTTCCTCGGAGTCAAAGCTAGCATCGGCTTTGTTTGCAGAAATGCTACATTTCTGAGCGTTAACCTGTAAGGTAGGATGCATATCCTCAATTATTTCTTCATCCTGTTCAGTGATACCATTTCCACATTTCTGCTGTGGTAAGACAGAATGGCTACTTTGTTCCACACCTCCCTGTTCGATATCCATGGCCATGTCTTCCTCTTTCTCTTGAACCAAATGCTCATCCTCCATGATGACATCCTGAGATTTTGTACCATCTTCTACAGATAAACTAGCACCATTTCCATTTTCATCTGGTGGACGttcatttgagttgtttttgttTCGAGATGCTTCTGCAACAGCCTTTCGCTCTTTTGATGTCGAATTCACCTTGCGCTCCCTTTCTTCCCTCTTGTATGGCACAGAACTATTATCACTAGCCACTATCTCCCGCCAGTTACAAAAATCCatccctttcttctcttttctttgcaCGGGCTTAGCAAAATTTCCAATCTGGTTGATTCCAGTgaaatcttcttcttcctcttcattcTCTTCATCATCGTGATCATTGTTACCACAAACATCTCCAACCTTTGGTGCCCAATGCTATACAAATATGGGGATAGATGCACATATTAGTTCAAGTAACAAGTCAGGTTCCTAAATACACTGAGATAACCAAAAAGCTCATTCTTCCTCCTATACATGACTCTCTAAACTAAGCAGTTACTTTATACTATGACGTGCCAAACAAAAGCATATACTTCCTCATAGCCAAAAAAAAGCACATACTTCCATTAATGCAGATGAGTATGTAAAACGCTCAATGTCTAATACTATTCCTTAGCTAGTCCATATTTGTATCTCTCAGTATTAGTCTTGTTAGTACATTTACTTCGGGTCTAGAGCTTACTAGGTGTCTTTTTGCCCTATAAGAGATTTTTATGCCAATAGAAAATGTAGAGATTCTTCATTCtagtactttttatttttattttgtataatgtTGGCCAGCTGAATTTAAACGGAGAAACATTGGTCAATGAGGGTTCATAAAGCCGACCTAACTTGTTTGTGACTGAGGCTTAGTTGTTGTAATGacaaaaaagatcaaatctttgcCAAAGTGGGAGCTGAAATTAAACTTGTTAATTAAAATGGATGCAGAATAGCTACAGATTAACAAAGAGGAGGGGCTTACTGGACCGTGAGAGCGGTGACGGGGCACAGGAAAAGGAAGAACAGTGGGGCGAGGGGCAAAAGTCCAACTAGTTGGCCCGTTTAATGGTTGTTCTGAAAAACCCTTTTCAACTATGCCGCCGACTAAATGGGAGGCATCATCTTCATTTATAACTGTTCCAAAAATTTTCTGAGTGGTGGGATTCTTAGGGTCTGTGTTCTTCATTGATATACACTTTTACAATATTGGGAATAACAGTATTGAAAGTTTCTTGGAGGAGGTAAGCAAATGGTTTTTGCAGGTTTATGGGGTTTAAGCAACAAAAGAGACGATCTTGCAATTGTACAGGGTCCCCGAAGGTTTTCGCTGAAGTCCAAGGAAAAAAACAAAGGAAGTATAAAGAAAAGGGAAAGGTCGGGCCAAATTTACCTAGAAAATAAGAGGTATAAAACTAACATCTATGCTAAATCCCATGCCTAATTCCTGAAGGACTCGGTTTTACATTGGCGGTCACACTTCATTAGTGTGAATCTTGCTCGTAATATGCTTTTAAAAGAATATTTTATAGTAACCTTTTATTTCATATCGTatgtatctttttttcttttctttcaggaAGAAAATACAGAGAAAAAGAATGTCAATAAAATTAAAGTAACTAGGATTTCGTAAATCACCCAACCGTTGACCAAATGTCCATAAAAATAGCACTAGTTGGCCAATTTTTGGGTGtataattgaaaaataaccaatattagttaaataattaaaaactagTCATTCTTTATGTGAATTAAAATTTGGACAATGATATTTCAATTTAAAAGgaattttttcatatatatacgaaaatttaaatttatttaccCGATTTATCTaaagcccgtttggacataagaaaattttcatttttttcaattttttttttaaaacaatgttTGATTATCAAAATCTTACAAATTTTCCAATCTCAtttgaaaatgcattttcaaatttgaaaaattaaaaatgggAAGGTTGCTAGTTTTCAGTTGTAAAATATGTTGAAAAAAATACATCCAAATATGTTAcaaaaattataaccaaacacaacttcatcttcaattcaaattttagtgaaattccaaatttgaaaaaaaataataattggaattcatgtccaaacgcctactaagttTTCCTATTTACAAAAGGTAACCAAAactttttacaaaatatatataaattcggtcaaaatctacaatttatatacaacttgAATACAATATTTTTTGTAGATCTGGTAAAAAAAGCCACGAATTACATATAATGTATATACAACTTATATACAATTATGttagttgtatatattttgtatgtcgttTGTGCACATAACatttaaaatatatacaatttgtttaTATCTTCTtattcgagtttcaatatgaaatttcaACTAAAACCACTTCGAATTTTCAccaaaaattcttaaaaataagATAGAAACTCGAAAAAACATTCTCAACCATTTACAAAAAcactcaatccaaataaataacaattttacaaaattcaatTTACATATTCAAAGCTTCGAAGTTTTTCAATGGTGGTTAATGGTGTTTTTAATAGTTTTACGGGATTTTTAATTAAATCTACTTGCTTCTGATTAGTACTatttactccctccggtccacaataagtgatcattTTACCTTTGGCATACCCATTAAGGAAATACGAACACGTAGAGAGAAAAAGATGTATTCACTAAATTAACCTAAATTAATTATTACCTTGACAATTTGGAATATGTAAATCGGAAAAGGATCCGCCCTGTCCCTAAACTATCATATTTGGTCTAAAATTGCCCCCCATTCACCTATTGGGCTAAATATAATCTTTCCGTTATAATTTTGGCTTACAACTGCCCTTTCAGTTAACATCCCATATCagattaaaaattaatattagtTTTAGTGACGTGGCATTATCCTATTGGTTAATTTAAAATCCACTCCAAATATGTCCAACCCACCCATTCTACCCGACCCATCACACCATTACCCATTAAACTCTCTAACCCATTGATGATTTCTAAACCGAGACTCCCCTCCTCATAAAATACGATTGATACCCCACTCTTTGTAAATTAGGGTTCTTTTTTATTCTTCCCTCTCCCAAATCTGAAAATCAGAGTTCTTAAATCTTCCCCATCTTGTTTTAGCTTTAAAATATCTGaatctttttctgcttcttcccgtaaagagaaaaagagaaaatggtgGGTAGACCAAAGGtaaagagaaaaggagaaaattagATCTTCCATTGTGCTTCTTTGGTtcattaaattattttcattttccgGTGTACTTCTTTGACTCCATCTTGTTTTAGCTTTAAAATGTCTGAATCTTCTTTTGCTTCTTCCcgtaaagagaaaaagaaaaaattatgggTAAACCAAAggtaaagagaaaaagagaaaattagATATTCTATTGTGCTTCTTTGGTTCattaatttcctttttttctctttacgGGAATAAGCAGAAGAAGATTCTGACATTTTAAAGTTAAAACAAGATGGAGATAAGAACTctgattttcaaatttgggagaGGGAAGAATAAAAAGAACCATAATTTACAGAGAGGGGGAGTATCAATCGTATTTTATGATGAAGGAGTCTTGGTTTAGAAATCATCGATGGGTTAGAGAGTTTAATGGGTAATGGTGCGATGGGTCGGGTAGAATGGGTGGGTTGGACATATTTGGGGTGGATTTTAAATCAACCAATAGAATAATGCCACGTCATAAAactaatattaatttttaatctGATATGGGTTGTTAACTAAAAGGGCAATTGTGAGCCAAAATCTTAAAGGGAAGGTTATATTTAGCCCAATAGGTGGAGGAAGGGTAATTTTCGACCAAATCTGATATTTGAGGGGAAGGGCCGACCCTTTTCCGTATGTAAATAAAggcaaaatttgaaaaaataaaattagttcCTTATTGATTACGTAAattgacacttattttggaccaaaataaaaaaggtaaAATATTCATGGGAGTAGTTTATTAAGGGTCGCTTGCAAATTAGATTTGTTACTTGTCTCTCCGTAAAAATCCTTGAAGTGTGCGATTTATTGTTCCGCGGGATCTTGTACATTCCCAGAGAAATGTACCAGAAGCTAACGACGTTACAATTACTGCTCTAAGCAGCCAAGAACCTGGACATATTCGTGTTGTGAACACAATGTTCAGATCAAATTCACCAATACTTTGGTTATCTTCTTGCCAATGCTTTTCATATTGATCGAAAGATTATTTTGTAcataattgataaattatatatgCTAATGTAATTAAGTGATAATCTCTCAAGGAGTggtaaataaatttataatattgTATAGATAAGTAAaagtttcaatttaaaacaaCTTGCTTTATCTATTCCCCTATTTTTCCCCCTGGAGTTTCGCAAGTTTGAAGTCCACGACACTATAGTGGAGTATAATTTGTAGAAGCTTGAATTTTAACACACTGTTTTTGGAATTTGAAATAGTAAAAAGGATGAAAAATTGAGATATTTTTATccaaatattattttcttataaaaatgGATTAAGTTTCATTAGTTTTGTAATTATGACTTATTTGCAAACAGCAGACATAAAAGTGGCTATTTGTGAATTTTGCTGTGGCTGGCCCAAAAGGGTTTACATACAAGGTCCGAAACAACCTTGTACATCTCGTCCATGTGTCAATGGCAGAAGCTATTTCCAGGAGGTATCTTCTCAGATTTGCATCCCCTTCAAATTACTTTAAATAGTACGTACAAATCTCTCTCTATTCTCccattcaagaatccatcaatcaATCTACTATTCTAATGGCTGAATGGTCTCAACTCCCTCGAGAACTCGTAGACCTCATCTCCAAATACCTCTCTTTCGAAATCGATTTCCTCCGTTTCCGTTCCGTTTGCTCTTCCTGGCGTTCCTCCGTTCCTCCTAAACCCTACCCGAATACCCCTTCTCGTTTCCCCATTCTCCCTAATAACGGCATCGCTGAAAACAGCTGGGGTTTTAAACTTACCAAAACACCCCTCTACCTTATCAGTCCCCCCAAACAAACGACGTCGTCTGATGATAACCACGGTGGATGGATCCTTAAACTGGATAGGGAAAATCCTCAACGTATGCGTTTGCTTAACCCTCTTTCTAGATCCCAATTCAAACCTCTTCCTTCCAATTTCCCTAAAAATTTGGATCCCTCGCAATACCCAATTCTTGAATTAGGCCAGGAGTATACTCTTCAGTTTATTAAGTACCGACCTAGGGCTAATTCAATTGCGGATGCGGGGAATCTTTACATGGAAAAAGTTGCTGTTCGTTTGGAAGAAGATGGGTTTTTGTTACTGACAATTCATGTTTCTGGGAAATTGGTGATGTATAGATCTGGTGATACGAAGTGGTCGATTGTTGATGACTCATCATTACCGTACGATGATGTTATTCTTAAAGATGGGAACTTTTATGCTGTTGATAATACTGGGAAGGGAGTGCTTGTTAAGTTGAGTGATGGGTCAGCGCCGGAATTGACCATTGTTGGTCAGTCTGTGTTTGGTGGGGATAAGAAGTTTCTTGTGGAGTCGTGCGGGGAATTGTTGATGGTTGATAAGTATTTGAGTATTGGTCCAGAAGATGATCTTGGATATAATGAGAATGTGGAGTTTTACGAGGAATTTGATTGTTACATGAGTGAAAGGACAGTTAGGTTTAAAGTTTATAAGCTGGATGGAGAGATGCAGAGGTGGGTTGAGGTTACTGATTTGGAAGATAGGATACTGTTTGTGGGGGATAATTGTACGTTTTCTGCATTAGTTTCTGAGGTTGATTGTGGGTGTAAAGGGAACTGTATACTGTTCACCGATCAGTTTTTTTGTAGCACGGAAGATGATGGAGGAATGTGGAAGAATCACGGGATAGGTGTGTTTAGTTTGGATAATGGCAGCATTGGTCCAATTAGTAGTTACAATGGCTATGCTGAGTTGTTTTGGCCTCCTCCTTCTTGGATTTGTTCTCCTCAGCCTATTGATGTAAGTGGTGTTGCTGTTGTTTCTGTTTCAGGTCTGATTGTCTTTACATTGCTTATCCTATAGGATTGTGCATTTGATTTGGCAATGTGATGCTTTTATGTTTATTTCTTGCCTGCATGTTCTTGTGTGGTAGATAGAGGTTCTTCTTTTTGCTCTTTTCTGCATTGGTCTGTAAATATGTCTCACTGATTTATCTGTTCATCACCATGTTATATTGTTATCTATATTTAGAATAGTGTTAGACCTATTATTTTGGGATGATACTCTGGGAATTAGACTATTGAAATAGTTAAAGATGGATGAAACTAACTATTAGCCTTCCAGTGAAAGAAAATAGTATTTCAACTTAAACAATGTATACACTGCTGCCCCAGTTCCTTGATGAAAAATATTCTGTAATTTTACTGGAAATGCTCTCTGTATTTACTGGCTAAGATTCCTAAGAACCGTTCCGTCTtgaaaattatttcattttttcaacTTCAATTCAAATCAATTActtattgttttgcattttgGTCCTTTAAATCATTGTCAACTTAGAAATGGAGAATTTGAAGCTGAGACACTAGTTTGCCCTTTTTCAACTTTCAACTTCAAATACTCTATATTTTTTCTAAGTTCAACCAAATATGCTCCAAATGCCTAATGTTATGGCAACTCCCCGAAAAATGTGAAGGTTGGGGCTACATTCTGCTGCCAGAGCAACTACTCTACCTTTTCTTTTTCACCGTTTAAGGGCTTAAAATGTATCTTCTTTTAATTACATTTGCTATTTCATGCAGGCTGAGCTGAATGAGCTGAAAATCTAAATCTCTTGGAGCTTAATGGAGAAACAACGAGCTAGCCAAAGCTGATGATATGCTGGAAACTGTACATATAGTTTTCTTTAGAAAGTGACATTTACCTCAAGGTTTAACCTGCAAAGCAACATGCTTATGTGGCACCGGCTTGCACAAACTAATGAATAAgttgttaaattattttcatcGTTGGTATTATGGTAAAGAAACAAGGATCTTCATGTGTTTTTAACTCAATGTGGTTAGCGTCATTTCCACCTTTCTTATTTTAACTATGGTTTCAACTACTGTCAGCATATACTTATTTACCAGTCATTTGAATGGGTGATTTTGCAAATCTGCTGCATTTGCAGATTTATGTTGGTTATCTCCGTCATTTGATTGCCACACAAGTAAATTTTAAGAAGCATGAAATTCAATTGCTCTGAGTTCTGAGACTTGGCaggttaaaaatattttataaacaaACTAATTGATCTCTTTTCATATGCTTTAGCATTGGTGGGCAGAGTGTGGCAAGTATTCAATGGAATAGTCAGATGCTATGCAAAGTGGTCCCGACACCCTTATTATTAaaacaaaaagggggaaattttaCTTCTAAATAGCCTACGAGCATTGCCTCTCGCGAGGAGCAAGGCATCTTAATTGCTGTTTAGGGATGGGCTTTTAAGCGTTTTCCTTTGTAGGTTCTAATTACTTTTGGCTTCTAATTCAAGAACAACTGTGTTAATAAGGCCTGAAAACTTATTGATATTTGATTTGCCCTAGTGTTAGTTGGATTTGGAATCCTTGTCAATATTGGTTTGGGAGTTGTAATTGGAATCGGGCTGGGAAAAAACTATTATAAATATTTTGTATATCCCTCTACTTCCTCTCATCTGAAAAATTAGCCATTAGAAAATATGGATACGAACCTGGGGAAAATCATGAAGAAGAATGAGTACTCAGAATTAGATTCCTTGACCAACTCGTGCCTTCCAGATGAAATCATCTTCCACATCTTAAGCTATGTGCCCCTTGAGTATCTTCATAGGTTCAAATTTGTTAATCGCAAGCTTTGGAATACCATACTTCTACACCCTGATTTCACCTACCTTCGCATTCGCCATCGGGATTCCGTGCCGAATGATTCGGATTTTATGTTTGAAAGTCTCTGTTCCCGCATAAGCCAGAGTAGTCAGGGCTTATTTCTGGCACAATCATCAGATTCTCCTGTGAGATACTGCTTACGCCACCCCTTATTGCACCAAAATATTGACATTCCCAGTCCACATAACCCTAGTTTGTGCATCGCCTTGGACTTTGTTCCCTCTGTCCAAGCTGTCAAGTTGCTCTCTGTTCATGAAGATCATCAATCACTCGGTTATGAAATTCTTAGCGTTGGATTTGTTGGCAATACGTATTGCTGGAGAGCTGTTGAGGTGCCTAACCGCAATAGGAAGAGGGAGAGAATTCAGGTTTTCTTTAGAAGAGGAGTTGCTTATTGCATTTGGTTTGTTGAAACTGCAGGCGGCCAGGATGATGTTGATATGgaagttgatattttggataTGGAGAATGAGAGCTATATCGGTCATACTACTTTTCCTAAAGGTTTCTTCCCAAAGTTGAGCAGTACTAATCTCTTAGATTGGAATGGCCAACTCTCGTTTGCTGAAATTGTAAAGGATGAGCTACATGTGTTGGTTTTAGAAGATCACAAAAAACTGAAATGGGCGGAAAGCAAACGTATCATCGGGCAGCTGCCATTCGATAAAATTACGGATACAGTCGTTTGTGGTGACAAGTCTAGTTTGTTCTTTCTTCGGAAAAACAAGATTTGTGACGAGGAAAATGAGACATCTGATTATCACATGGAAAATGATCTCTATGACTGGGAAAAAGAAACATCTGATCTCTGTAAGTATGACATTGATACTAGCAAGTTAACAACTCTGCTGCCCGGCTACTTTGAAATACGTGGTGCTGAACTTGCCGCTATCATCACGATGCATCTTCACGTCTAACATATATGAAGATActtaatttccttttcttttacctACTTATGATACAAACTCATGGTTAGTATAAACTAGCTCGTTGATATCCTTAAGTACTTAATTCAAATCTCGTTTTATTTGCCTTAATT
It encodes the following:
- the LOC107791639 gene encoding F-box protein SKIP23 isoform X2; the protein is MAEWSQLPRELVDLISKYLSFEIDFLRFRSVCSSWRSSVPPKPYPNTPSRFPILPNNGIAENSWGFKLTKTPLYLISPPKQTTSSDDNHGGWILKLDRENPQRMRLLNPLSRSQFKPLPSNFPKNLDPSQYPILELGQEYTLQFIKYRPRANSIADAGNLYMEKVAVRLEEDGFLLLTIHVSGKLVMYRSGDTKWSIVDDSSLPYDDVILKDGNFYAVDNTGKGVLVKLSDGSAPELTIVGQSVFGGDKKFLVESCGELLMVDKYLSIGPEDDLGYNENVEFYEEFDCYMSERTVRFKVYKLDGEMQRWVEVTDLEDRILFVGDNCTFSALVSEVDCGCKGNCILFTDQFFCSTEDDGGMWKNHGIGVFSLDNGSIGPISSYNGYAELFWPPPSWICSPQPIDAELNELKI
- the LOC107791639 gene encoding F-box protein SKIP23 isoform X1; the encoded protein is MAEWSQLPRELVDLISKYLSFEIDFLRFRSVCSSWRSSVPPKPYPNTPSRFPILPNNGIAENSWGFKLTKTPLYLISPPKQTTSSDDNHGGWILKLDRENPQRMRLLNPLSRSQFKPLPSNFPKNLDPSQYPILELGQEYTLQFIKYRPRANSIADAGNLYMEKVAVRLEEDGFLLLTIHVSGKLVMYRSGDTKWSIVDDSSLPYDDVILKDGNFYAVDNTGKGVLVKLSDGSAPELTIVGQSVFGGDKKFLVESCGELLMVDKYLSIGPEDDLGYNENVEFYEEFDCYMSERTVRFKVYKLDGEMQRWVEVTDLEDRILFVGDNCTFSALVSEVDCGCKGNCILFTDQFFCSTEDDGGMWKNHGIGVFSLDNGSIGPISSYNGYAELFWPPPSWICSPQPIDVSGVAVVSVSG